The following are encoded together in the Flavihumibacter fluvii genome:
- a CDS encoding Bax inhibitor-1/YccA family protein, whose protein sequence is MALFESGNPTLSESKFQKTLTGDRVEVMTARGTMNKFFFLFFMVMASSVFTWNAFNQGVNVFPWMIGAAIGGFILAIILAFKPHLGAYLAPPYGLLEGVFVGGISAIYSEAFAKSAPGIVMQAVVLTFGTVIAMFILYRTGIIKATERFKSIVFTATAGIAIFYLIAMVLRMFNINIAFLHEGSMIGILFSVFVVAIAALNLILDFDRIEQGVAMGAPKFMEWYGAFGLLVTIVWLYIEILRLLSKLNKK, encoded by the coding sequence ATGGCCTTATTCGAATCTGGAAATCCAACACTCAGCGAGTCAAAGTTTCAAAAGACGCTTACGGGTGATCGAGTTGAAGTAATGACCGCCAGGGGGACAATGAATAAATTCTTTTTCCTTTTTTTCATGGTAATGGCTTCGTCCGTATTCACCTGGAATGCGTTTAACCAGGGTGTAAATGTTTTTCCCTGGATGATCGGTGCCGCAATTGGCGGATTTATCCTTGCCATCATTCTTGCATTCAAACCCCACCTGGGTGCTTACCTGGCCCCGCCTTACGGCTTGCTTGAAGGAGTTTTTGTAGGTGGGATAAGTGCCATTTATAGTGAAGCATTCGCCAAATCAGCTCCAGGTATTGTGATGCAGGCAGTAGTTCTCACTTTTGGAACGGTCATTGCCATGTTTATTTTATACCGCACCGGTATCATAAAAGCAACGGAGCGGTTCAAATCAATTGTTTTTACCGCCACAGCAGGTATTGCTATATTTTACCTGATTGCAATGGTCTTGCGCATGTTTAACATTAATATTGCTTTCCTGCACGAAGGCAGTATGATCGGTATTTTATTTTCTGTATTTGTGGTAGCCATTGCCGCGCTGAACCTTATCCTTGATTTCGACCGGATTGAGCAAGGTGTTGCCATGGGGGCTCCCAAGTTTATGGAATGGTATGGCGCTTTTGGCCTGCTGGTTACTATTGTATGGTTATATATTGAAATACTCCGGCTTCTTTCCAAATTGAATAAAAAATAG
- a CDS encoding RMD1 family protein, with the protein MGEPTKDVFMLKVFAFQISDSIDIKSFKTAFTAEIYFSDNDELFYVVDADKFTYVFKYGVVCFLNHTEVEMTSFLQLISPFCRNMLKERLSDEFEIETDAPKMYLGFNKVSIPEHDTEMLRLIMMHVSQSVALDHFEILTNKLLEETNSHTQVLEVKGKLDLSGSNLKRYIGKTLNLKNRIAENLYIFDSPEETWEDEKLSKLDLGLKKTFDLQSRFRTIEEGLAIVKENLELFKDLLQYRQSMALEWIIIILIAVEVLNLFFEKLMAK; encoded by the coding sequence GTGGGAGAGCCAACCAAAGATGTTTTTATGCTTAAAGTGTTTGCGTTCCAGATTTCTGACAGTATTGATATCAAATCTTTCAAAACGGCGTTTACCGCCGAAATCTATTTCTCCGACAACGACGAATTGTTTTATGTGGTGGATGCTGATAAATTCACTTATGTATTCAAATATGGTGTTGTTTGTTTCCTCAACCATACCGAAGTTGAAATGACCAGTTTTTTGCAGCTCATTTCCCCTTTTTGCCGCAATATGCTTAAAGAAAGGCTGAGTGATGAGTTTGAGATCGAGACTGATGCCCCAAAAATGTACCTTGGTTTCAATAAAGTGAGCATACCGGAACATGACACCGAGATGCTGCGGCTTATCATGATGCACGTTTCACAATCAGTTGCATTGGACCATTTTGAGATCCTTACGAATAAATTACTCGAAGAAACCAATTCGCATACCCAGGTGCTGGAAGTGAAGGGGAAACTCGACCTGTCCGGGTCAAACCTGAAACGTTATATTGGTAAAACCCTGAACCTCAAAAACAGGATCGCCGAGAACCTCTACATATTCGACTCCCCGGAAGAAACCTGGGAGGATGAAAAACTAAGCAAGCTGGACCTTGGCCTGAAAAAGACCTTCGACCTGCAGTCGAGGTTCCGGACCATCGAAGAGGGGCTTGCGATTGTTAAGGAAAACCTGGAACTCTTCAAGGACCTGCTCCAGTACCGCCAAAGTATGGCTTTGGAATGGATCATCATTATCCTTATTGCCGTTGAGGTGCTAAACCTTTTCTTTGAAAAGTTAATGGCTAAATAA
- a CDS encoding B12-binding domain-containing radical SAM protein produces MPVSVYLITPPFTQLNTPYPATAYLKGFLNTRGISAYQSDLGIEVTIALFSKAGLSELFEAIPSDTTSLSANAQRIIALKDDYLQSIDAVMNFLQGHNPTLAHLIAKRDFLPEASRFEQLDDLVWAFGSMGTQDKAKHLATMYLEDLSDLIKETVDEHFGFSRYAEKLGRSANSFDELYDLLQKEYTFIDRIMIGILEQRMAGLQPALVCLSVPFPGNLYTSFRCAQWIKKNYPSVKVAMGGGFPNTELRSLSDPRVFEFYDFITLDDGEAPVEQLVTHIAGHIPVTALKRTFLLQDGQVKFINNISCTDYKQGQVGTPDYSDFPLDKYISAIEIINPMHSLWSDGRWNKLTMAHGCYWGKCTFCDISLDYIRLYEPVTASLLCDRMEEMIAQTGENGFHFVDEAAPPALMRALALEIIRRKLVVSWWTNIRFEKSFTRDLCMLLKASGCIGVSGGLEVASDRLLELIRKGITVAQVARVNKHFTEAGIMVHAYLMYGFPTQTAQETIDSLEMVRQLFEAGILQSAFWHQFTMTAHSPVGLEPEKFKVKKQAELVGSFANNDIEHEDPTGTDHASFSFGLKKSLLNFMHGACLDYPLHRWFDFKTPKTSIDPDFIKKALEDDDSSLSKPTTKIVYIGHTATLEILTKSKKGQQWELAELNFPTKKTNLVIRVSADEGRWLMDWLPRLSVNGIKTYTLQELKADYEAAGLPDFELFWDNKPMNTLYKAGLLQL; encoded by the coding sequence TTGCCTGTTTCCGTTTACCTCATCACTCCTCCGTTCACACAACTGAACACCCCTTATCCGGCAACAGCCTACCTCAAAGGTTTCCTGAACACCCGCGGCATCAGCGCTTACCAGAGTGATCTGGGCATTGAAGTGACGATCGCCTTATTTTCAAAAGCCGGACTTTCAGAATTATTTGAAGCTATCCCTTCCGATACGACATCATTAAGCGCAAATGCACAAAGGATCATCGCACTGAAAGACGACTACCTGCAATCGATCGATGCCGTGATGAATTTCCTGCAGGGCCATAACCCAACCCTCGCCCACCTGATTGCTAAAAGGGATTTTTTGCCGGAAGCCAGCCGGTTTGAGCAACTCGATGACCTTGTCTGGGCCTTTGGCAGCATGGGCACGCAAGACAAGGCCAAACACCTGGCCACCATGTACCTCGAAGACCTTTCCGACCTGATCAAGGAAACCGTGGATGAACACTTTGGGTTCAGCAGGTACGCAGAAAAACTGGGCCGCTCTGCCAATAGCTTTGATGAACTCTACGATCTCCTGCAAAAGGAATACACGTTTATCGACCGGATCATGATCGGCATCCTGGAACAAAGAATGGCCGGACTGCAACCCGCACTCGTCTGCCTTTCCGTGCCCTTTCCGGGAAACCTGTATACTTCTTTCCGTTGTGCACAATGGATCAAAAAAAATTACCCTTCGGTAAAAGTGGCGATGGGTGGCGGGTTTCCCAATACAGAGCTAAGGTCCCTCAGCGATCCGCGGGTCTTTGAATTCTATGATTTCATCACCCTTGATGATGGCGAAGCACCAGTTGAACAATTGGTCACGCATATTGCCGGGCATATTCCTGTTACAGCATTAAAACGGACCTTTTTACTGCAGGATGGTCAAGTAAAATTTATCAATAATATTTCCTGCACCGATTATAAACAAGGCCAGGTGGGTACGCCCGATTACAGTGACTTCCCGCTGGATAAATATATTTCTGCCATAGAAATCATTAACCCTATGCACAGCCTCTGGAGCGATGGCCGTTGGAACAAACTAACGATGGCTCATGGATGCTATTGGGGCAAATGTACTTTCTGTGATATTTCGCTGGACTATATCCGGTTGTACGAACCTGTCACGGCTTCCCTGTTATGCGATCGCATGGAAGAAATGATCGCGCAAACCGGGGAGAATGGTTTTCATTTTGTAGATGAAGCCGCCCCTCCTGCTTTAATGCGGGCGCTGGCGTTGGAGATCATCCGAAGGAAATTAGTGGTGAGCTGGTGGACCAATATCCGCTTTGAAAAAAGCTTCACCCGTGATCTTTGTATGTTGCTGAAAGCATCGGGATGTATAGGGGTCTCCGGTGGACTTGAAGTCGCATCTGACCGGTTGCTCGAGCTGATCCGGAAAGGAATCACTGTGGCCCAGGTTGCGCGTGTCAACAAACATTTTACTGAAGCGGGAATTATGGTACATGCCTACCTGATGTATGGATTCCCTACGCAGACCGCACAGGAGACCATCGATTCATTGGAGATGGTACGCCAGTTATTTGAAGCAGGCATTTTACAATCCGCTTTCTGGCACCAGTTCACCATGACGGCACATAGTCCCGTTGGCCTGGAACCTGAAAAATTCAAGGTAAAAAAACAGGCGGAATTGGTGGGCAGTTTTGCCAATAATGATATTGAACACGAGGACCCCACAGGAACAGACCACGCCAGCTTCAGCTTTGGCCTGAAAAAATCATTGTTGAACTTTATGCATGGGGCCTGCCTCGATTATCCATTGCACCGCTGGTTTGATTTCAAAACACCTAAGACAAGTATTGATCCTGATTTTATTAAAAAAGCATTGGAAGATGATGATTCTTCTTTAAGTAAACCAACTACCAAAATAGTTTATATAGGGCATACTGCTACGCTGGAGATATTGACAAAATCAAAAAAAGGGCAGCAATGGGAATTGGCAGAACTGAATTTCCCAACCAAAAAAACCAACCTGGTAATTCGCGTAAGCGCTGATGAAGGCAGATGGTTAATGGACTGGCTGCCCAGGCTTTCAGTGAACGGAATTAAAACTTATACCTTGCAGGAATTGAAAGCAGATTATGAAGCAGCAGGTTTGCCGGATTTCGAATTGTTCTGGGACAACAAACCAATGAACACTTTATATAAAGCAGGCCTGCTGCAATTATAA
- a CDS encoding response regulator, whose product MKILIVDDERDVQALFEQRFRKETRDKKVELVFAFSGKDALEYLDQFAHDTPLVLSDINMPGMSGLELLKQIKQQYRQPGPSVMMITAYGDADNFNAAKNLGADDFLTKPVDFGVLKEKLNIQ is encoded by the coding sequence ATGAAAATATTGATTGTAGATGATGAGCGGGATGTTCAGGCACTTTTTGAACAGCGGTTCAGGAAAGAAACGCGTGACAAAAAAGTGGAACTGGTATTTGCATTTTCAGGAAAGGATGCATTGGAATACCTGGACCAGTTTGCCCATGATACACCATTGGTGCTTTCGGATATCAATATGCCGGGAATGAGTGGCCTGGAATTATTAAAACAGATCAAACAACAGTATAGGCAGCCGGGGCCTTCAGTAATGATGATCACAGCCTATGGTGATGCCGATAATTTCAATGCTGCAAAGAACCTTGGTGCAGATGATTTCTTAACCAAACCAGTTGATTTTGGTGTCTTGAAAGAAAAGCTAAATATCCAGTAG
- a CDS encoding alpha/beta hydrolase: MTLDNGFSFNTLQLKPDYEGAVTATMIPAKANKGSRRAVLYLHGFIDYFFHPHMTEAFLEKGYDFYALELRKYGHSLLPHQHPNYCRSMDEYFEELDLAIEMINTQSNGSPLVLLGHSTGGLLSSYYMNNGNRKDKVTAMVLNSPFLELNEPLLIKKLAPFLAGLIAAISPYAKKDGAISPVYAQSVHKDFHGEWNFNMDWKPIKGFPAYFAWVNAITKAQHYLRAHSDIVVPVLLMYSSLSDKPATFTEQAHKADIVLNVADIASRGRNLGKYIDSAIIENGMHDLFLSPKPVRDNAFEKMFDWLEKTLP; encoded by the coding sequence ATGACCCTCGATAACGGTTTTTCATTCAATACCCTTCAGCTGAAACCAGACTATGAAGGTGCGGTAACTGCCACCATGATCCCGGCAAAAGCCAACAAGGGATCACGAAGAGCAGTATTATACCTGCATGGCTTTATAGATTATTTTTTCCATCCGCATATGACTGAAGCCTTCCTGGAAAAAGGTTATGATTTTTACGCGCTGGAACTCAGGAAATATGGGCATTCATTGTTGCCTCACCAGCATCCCAATTATTGCCGTTCGATGGATGAATATTTTGAAGAGCTCGATCTCGCCATCGAAATGATCAATACACAGTCCAATGGCAGCCCCCTTGTGCTGCTTGGACACAGCACCGGCGGGTTATTATCCAGCTATTATATGAACAATGGCAACAGGAAAGATAAGGTTACAGCCATGGTGCTGAATTCACCTTTCCTGGAATTAAATGAACCCTTACTCATCAAAAAGCTGGCACCTTTTCTTGCAGGTCTGATTGCGGCTATATCTCCTTATGCAAAAAAAGATGGTGCCATTTCACCTGTTTATGCGCAATCGGTACATAAAGACTTTCATGGGGAATGGAATTTCAACATGGACTGGAAGCCCATCAAGGGTTTCCCCGCTTATTTTGCCTGGGTTAATGCCATTACCAAAGCACAGCATTATCTGCGGGCACATTCCGATATTGTAGTCCCGGTTTTATTAATGTATTCAAGCCTATCTGATAAACCAGCCACCTTTACAGAACAGGCGCACAAGGCTGATATTGTTCTTAATGTTGCAGATATTGCCAGCCGGGGAAGAAATCTGGGTAAATATATAGACAGTGCCATAATTGAAAATGGCATGCACGACCTCTTCCTCTCCCCCAAACCAGTGCGGGATAATGCTTTTGAAAAGATGTTTGATTGGCTGGAAAAAACGCTTCCTTAG